The DNA window TGGATGATTTATCAAATTATCTTAACCAAAAAAATTATAGTGATTTTGATAAAACAGATAAGATTCTGAGAGTTTTTCAAGGATTTTATGATTTTGCTAAACGAAAAAATTTAGTATAAAAACTGGAGGACAGAATGAAGATTGTTATTGTTCTAACATTTGTGATGTTTTCTTTTCTTTTTTCCAGAGATTCTCTCAATATTGCAGTATTGATACCATTTACAGGTGATGAAAGTAAGACATTCCAAGATAATTTCAATTCTTTTGAGATGGCTACAAATGAAAATAATTTGAACTTAAAGAATAAATATATAAATTTGCGTAAGTATGATAACATGAGTTCAGTTGTCGGGACAGTGCAGGCTGCAAAAAAGATTGTAAAAGATGGTGTGAAATATGTTTTAGGATGTAGTTATAGCTCGTATTCATACGCAGCAGGACAGGTGTTTCAGCAAAATGATGTTGTACTAATGACAGATACTTCAACAAATCCCGATGTAACACTTATTGGTGATCATATTTTCAGGATTTGCTTCACGGATGATTATCAAGGTAAGATTATTTCAAATTTTGCAATAACTGATCTGAATTTGAGTAACTTCTCTATTGTTACAGATATCGATAACAGATATAGTATTGGTCTTACTGAGATTTTCAAATCTGAAATATTAGCTAAGGGAAAAAAGATTATAAATAATTATAATATTAGAAAAGTGGATAAAGATTTTACTGAAATAATAAGTGATCTAAAAAATGATAATCCTGAGGCAGTTTTTCTTCCACTGTATGAAGAAGAAGCAGGACTTTTCATGAAGCAAGCAATAAAATTAGGTTTAAGTACGATTTTTTTAGGTGGTGATTCTTGGAGTGGCTCTGAACTTTTTAAATATGCTGATGATTATATAACTAATGCTTACTATTGTACACACTGGTCTATGATTATTAAAAATGATAAATCTCAAGCATTTATAGAGAAGTATAATGATTTATACTCTAGTAGTATGGAACTTCAAAATACTACAGCTTTGAGTTATGATTCAGCCAATATGTTAATTAGAGCAATCAATGAATGCCCCAAAGATTATCCTTTATATAAATTTCTAGCTGAAATGGAGTTCGATGGTGTTACTGGTCATATAAAATTTGATGAAAACAGAAATCCTTTGGATAAACATAGTATAATCAATAGAGTTGACGGTAAAAACATAACATTTATTAAGGAGTACATTCCATGATTTTTTCCAAAATCAGTAGGAAAGCACTTTTCATTCTTGTATCTTCAACTTTAATAATTATTACTGTTTTCTATATTTTATTTTCAAATTATCAAAAAAATATAACAGAAATATACATACATAATACTATATCAGTTCTGTTCACAGTGGTCAAAAGCAATGATAGAATTTTCATTGATGAAATTTTCGATAGAAGAGTCGATTCT is part of the Candidatus Delongbacteria bacterium genome and encodes:
- a CDS encoding ABC transporter substrate-binding protein, producing the protein MKIVIVLTFVMFSFLFSRDSLNIAVLIPFTGDESKTFQDNFNSFEMATNENNLNLKNKYINLRKYDNMSSVVGTVQAAKKIVKDGVKYVLGCSYSSYSYAAGQVFQQNDVVLMTDTSTNPDVTLIGDHIFRICFTDDYQGKIISNFAITDLNLSNFSIVTDIDNRYSIGLTEIFKSEILAKGKKIINNYNIRKVDKDFTEIISDLKNDNPEAVFLPLYEEEAGLFMKQAIKLGLSTIFLGGDSWSGSELFKYADDYITNAYYCTHWSMIIKNDKSQAFIEKYNDLYSSSMELQNTTALSYDSANMLIRAINECPKDYPLYKFLAEMEFDGVTGHIKFDENRNPLDKHSIINRVDGKNITFIKEYIP